In Populus alba chromosome 1, ASM523922v2, whole genome shotgun sequence, a single window of DNA contains:
- the LOC140955304 gene encoding uncharacterized protein gives MEREHPLNLMKQPAAAQIPVAPINIGANTPTKQSPARPIQIPITLDLTNEDPHDFKFSNHEGDDKWTALEERLRFRVPEFVKYTGMECPKTHLRSYYNKMAEVIHDDKMLIYFFQDSLTGSALSWYMRTSLISMEKGTQESVRAYAQRWRDQAINVQPPLIETEMVTLFANTFRAPYYEHLMIAPLPIPPMQPPFPAWYNPEVTCEYHAGHAGHSIEACFAFKRKVLQLIKVGWVTFEDSPNQNSNPLPKHVDGRGGVNTMEIGSKKRVLKVTMAKLYLMLVQSEHLEETTEYCTRKSNFCLFHKKEGHHIDECIEFHQKVARMLTLGELRIEDVSDNEEVEMIEKCRIQSTTNGRSKLVLTRPSYASKVNYGGMPEDYGYTSNIETPLPLFRTEISGLTRSGRCFTPEELERQRKAKGKEVLDLDKEFEVNKPVTEEETNEFLKLMKHSEYSIVDQLKKTPAKISIMSLILSSEPHRNALQKVLNEAYVPQDIEQKTMEHLVGRIHAANYLYFTEDELDAEGTGHNKPLYVTVRCKDCLVGKVLIDNGSALNVLPRHMLDEMPIDPSHMQPSVITARAYDGSSRPVVGSIEHAVRKAVDTFGGSVTSSLHQCLKYIANGVLVTVKAEETISMSGCPENTVVRKPEISEATKMAAKSFLKNKIPFPYDMEQGRPEWMGIIKLKAAEQRFGLGYKPKKEDYKRAAGARREKRMARIEGRKPEEENLAIPPIRITFPKAAYVIQPAGGHGDLFQKFSSMNINTLEENQSPSRLLFGN, from the exons ATGGAGAGGGAACATCCACTCAACCTAATGAAGCAACCAGCAGCAGCTCAAATTCCTGTCGCACCTATAAACATAGGGGCAAATACACCAACTAAGCAGAGTCCTGCTCGGCCCATCCAAATCCCTATTACACTGGATTTAACAAACGAAGATCCACATGACTTTAAATTCTCTAATCATGAAGGAGATGATAAGTGGACTGCCCTAGAAGAGAGGCTAAGG TTCAGAGTGCCGGAGTTTGTTAAGTATACTGGGATGGAATGCCCGAAGACCCATCTCCGCTCCTACTATAATAAGATGGCAGAGGTTATCCACGAcgataaaatgttaatttacttCTTCCAGGATAGCCTGACCGGATCGGCCCTCAGTTGGTATATGAG GACCAGCCTGATTAGCATGGAGAAAGGAACTCAAGAGTCCGTAAGGGCTTATGCTCAAAGGTGGCGTGACCAAGCTATCAATGTGCAACCTCCGCTGATAGAGacagagatggtgactttgtttgcAAATACTTTCAGGGCTCCATATTATGAACACCTTATG ATAGCTCCCCTACCCATACCACCTATGCAACCACCTTTCCCTGCCTGGTACAACCCTGAGGTgacttgtgaataccatgctggtcACGCGGGCCATAGCATTGAGGCttgctttgcttttaaaagaaaGGTGTTACAACTGATCAAAGTGGGATGGGTCACTTTTGAGGATTCACCTAATCAGAATTCAAACCCTTTACCTAAACATGTTGATGGTAGGGGAGGAGTGAATACCATGGAGATTGGTAGCAAAAAGAGGGTGTTGAAAGTGACCATGGCCAAGCTTTACTTGATGTTGGTGCAGTCTGAACATTTGGAAGAAACGACTGAGTACTGCACAAGGAAAAGTAACTTTTGTCTTTTCCATAAAAAGGAAGGGCATCACATTGATGAATGCattgaatttcatcaaaaagtTGCAAGAATGCTAACTCTAGGAGAGTTGAGGATTGAGGACGTAAGTGACAATGAAGAGGTAGAGATGATAGAGAAATGTAGAATCCAATCAACAACTAATGGTCGCTCAAAACTGGTATTAACTAGGCCCTCATATGCAAGCAAAGTAAACTATGGAGGGATGCCTGAAGATTATGGTTATACTTCGAATATCGAAACTCCTTTGCCGCTGTTCCGAACTGAGATAAGTGGGCTAACTCGGAGTGGTCGTTGTTTCACACCTGAAGAACTAGAAAGACAAAGGAAGGCTAAAGGCAAGGAGGTGTTGGACCTTGATAAAGAGTTTGAGGTGAATAAACCTGTGACTGAGGAAGAAACAAATGAGTTCCTGAAATTGATGAAGCATAGTGAGTACAGTATAGTGGACCAGTTGAAGAAGACCCCTGCTAAGATCTCCATCATGTCATTAATACTCAGCTCCGAGCCACATCGGAATGCTTTgcaaaaagtattgaatgaGGCCTATGTGCCCCAAGATATTGAGCAAAAGACTATGGAACATCTAGTAGGAAGGATTCATGCTGCCAATTACTTGTATTTCACGGAAGATGAACTTGACGCTGAAGGAACTGGACATAACAAACCCTTGTATGTCACGGTCCGATGCAAAGATTGCCTCGTCGGCAAGGTTCTCATTGATAACGGCTCGGCCCTGAATGTGTTACCAAGGCATATGCTAGATGAAATGCCGATAGATCCCTCACATATGCAACCCAGTGTGATAACGGCGAGAGCGTATGATGGCTCATCAAGGCCAGTTGTAGGGTCAATTGAG CATGCTGTTAGGAAGGCCGTGGATACATTCGGCGGGAGTGTCACCTCTTCGCTACATCAATGTTTAAAGTACATTGCCAACGGTGTCCTGGTTACTGTTAAGGCTGAGGAGACTATATCGATG AGTGGGTGCCCCGAGAACACTGTGGTGAGAAAGCCAGAAATCTCGGAAGCCACTAAAATGGCCGCTAAaagctttttgaaaaacaagattcctTTCCCATACGATATGGAGCAAGGAAGGCCTGAATGGATGggtataatcaaattgaaagctgCAGAACAGAGGTTTGGGCTTGGATATAAGCCCAAGAAAGAAGATTACAAACGAGCTGCTGGtgcaagaagggagaagagaatgGCTAGGATTGAAGGAAGGAAGCCTGAAGAAGAAAACTTAGCCATCCCTCCAATCAGGATTACATTTCCAAAGGCCGCCTATGTGATACAACCTGCTGGGGGACATGGAGACCTCTTTCAGAAGTTTTCTTCAATGAACATAAACACCCTGgaggaaaatcaa TCACCGTCAAGACTTTTGTTCGGAAACTAG